The proteins below come from a single Roseiflexus sp. RS-1 genomic window:
- a CDS encoding thiamine pyrophosphate-dependent dehydrogenase E1 component subunit alpha gives MEEAHDVPPHIRLGLSRQRLIAGLRTMIASRETDDRLWLLNRQGRAHFVVTPAGHEATQLGCAWAIRVGHDYVVPYYRDMTLVMALGQSVLDILLHAMARRDDPSSGGRQMFGHFSSRRLRIVSGSSSVGSHLVHVAGIALAFRVKGEQDIAVMGLFGEGATAEGAWHEGLTVAGIYQLPAVFVCENNQYAISVPVNKEVPAPTVAAKAAGYGMHGVVVDGNDVFAVYEAAHQAMERARSGGGPTLLECKTYRFRPHTSADDDRRYRKPEEVEAWRARDPIKRFEHYLVEHGIITHDEIEAMRREVRAEVDAATDAALAAPWPPVESIADHVYG, from the coding sequence ATGGAAGAAGCGCATGATGTTCCCCCCCATATTCGTCTGGGACTGAGCCGCCAACGGTTGATCGCCGGTTTGCGCACCATGATTGCGTCACGTGAAACCGATGACCGGCTCTGGTTGCTCAACCGTCAGGGACGCGCCCACTTCGTCGTGACCCCGGCAGGTCACGAAGCAACCCAACTGGGATGCGCATGGGCTATTCGCGTGGGTCACGATTATGTGGTGCCGTACTACCGCGATATGACATTGGTGATGGCGCTTGGTCAGTCGGTGCTGGACATTCTGTTGCACGCAATGGCGCGACGGGACGATCCATCGAGTGGCGGGCGACAGATGTTTGGGCATTTCAGCAGTCGTCGTCTCCGCATTGTCAGCGGATCCAGTTCGGTCGGAAGCCACCTGGTTCACGTGGCGGGTATTGCGCTGGCATTCCGCGTTAAGGGCGAGCAGGATATTGCGGTTATGGGGCTCTTTGGCGAGGGTGCAACAGCTGAAGGGGCATGGCACGAAGGGTTGACCGTCGCCGGGATCTATCAGTTGCCAGCGGTCTTTGTCTGTGAGAACAATCAGTACGCGATTTCGGTTCCGGTGAACAAGGAAGTTCCGGCGCCAACTGTCGCCGCAAAGGCGGCAGGGTATGGCATGCACGGGGTCGTTGTCGATGGCAATGATGTCTTTGCCGTGTACGAAGCTGCGCATCAGGCAATGGAACGGGCGCGCAGCGGCGGCGGTCCGACGTTGCTCGAATGCAAAACATACCGCTTTCGTCCCCATACCAGCGCCGATGATGATCGTCGCTACCGCAAACCAGAAGAGGTTGAAGCCTGGCGCGCGCGTGATCCGATCAAGCGCTTCGAACACTACCTGGTGGAACATGGGATCATCACCCACGACGAGATCGAGGCGATGCGGCGTGAGGTGCGCGCTGAAGTCGATGCTGCCACCGATGCTGCACTTGCAGCGCCCTGGCCGCCGGTTGAAAGTATTGCCGATCATGTGTATGGATAA
- a CDS encoding alpha-ketoacid dehydrogenase subunit beta: MPVMTFIEAIRSAMHDAMAADDRIIVLGEDVAVRGGVFLATEGLLARFGERRVIDMPIAECAIVGVAIGAALHGLLPIAEIQFADYIYPAIDQILNEAARLRYRSNGDWSCPIVVRAPFGAGIHGALYHSQSVERLFTSTPGIKVVIPSTPADAKGLLIAAIHDPDPVIFFEHKQLYRSVRGEAPEGIYHEPIGKAVVRRSGTDMSVFSYGLMVHYALTAAEQLAAEGIDAEVIDLRTLAPLDRAAILASVEKTGRALIVHEDVLTGGIGGEIAAIIAEHAFEYLDAPVRRLASPDLFATPFADPLEDHFMLNPQKIAAAMRDLARY, encoded by the coding sequence ATGCCTGTCATGACATTCATCGAAGCGATCCGATCGGCAATGCACGATGCCATGGCAGCCGATGACCGGATCATTGTCCTTGGTGAGGATGTCGCCGTCAGAGGCGGCGTTTTTCTGGCGACTGAAGGGTTGCTGGCGCGTTTTGGCGAACGCCGTGTGATCGATATGCCGATTGCTGAGTGCGCTATTGTGGGGGTTGCAATCGGTGCAGCACTCCATGGTCTGCTGCCGATTGCCGAGATTCAGTTCGCCGACTATATTTACCCGGCAATCGATCAGATTCTCAATGAGGCGGCGCGCCTCCGGTACCGTTCAAACGGTGACTGGAGCTGCCCGATTGTCGTCCGTGCTCCGTTTGGCGCCGGCATTCACGGCGCGCTCTACCATTCGCAGAGCGTCGAGCGCCTGTTTACCAGCACGCCCGGCATCAAGGTCGTTATCCCGTCAACGCCTGCCGATGCCAAAGGCTTGCTGATCGCCGCGATTCATGACCCGGACCCGGTGATCTTCTTCGAGCACAAGCAACTCTACCGCTCGGTGCGCGGCGAGGCGCCGGAAGGAATCTACCACGAACCGATCGGCAAGGCGGTGGTGCGCCGGAGCGGCACCGATATGAGTGTGTTCAGTTACGGGTTGATGGTGCACTATGCCCTGACTGCGGCGGAGCAACTTGCTGCTGAAGGGATCGATGCCGAAGTCATCGATCTGCGCACCCTGGCGCCGCTTGATCGCGCGGCGATTCTGGCGTCGGTTGAGAAGACGGGGCGGGCGTTGATTGTGCATGAGGACGTGCTGACCGGCGGTATCGGCGGGGAGATTGCGGCAATCATTGCTGAGCATGCGTTCGAATACCTGGACGCGCCGGTGCGGCGCCTTGCATCTCCCGATCTGTTCGCCACGCCATTCGCCGATCCGCTCGAGGATCATTTTATGCTGAACCCGCAGAAAATTGCGGCGGCAATGCGTGACCTGGCGCGCTACTGA
- a CDS encoding lysylphosphatidylglycerol synthase transmembrane domain-containing protein: protein MRRCLISTKTAQLRRTPWGAIIGLLLLAAIVAVAYLNREEVIKAFVLLRNVRPHYLLLAFGAVLTGFVCAGQIYGRVLAMLGHRARFWWLTAAAMVTILINQAIPAGSVGAYAFLVASLRRRGFPVGSVAMVAGMELLSWNGAVLVAFSYGLLYLLITSGLSGASVSYGALAVALGVMSGAIYVASRPDVTLQQWALRLKRIVNRLFGPVLTAAQVTQAVDEILASRRLILEQPRRIVVLVGLQLLIFCCHSLALLAILHSLGADPPVAAMFAAYGLTLIVSVFTLLPGGGGTVEAALTVALHAQGVPLEAALGAAILFRLISFWMMLPVGMICYRLLTRSSGAS from the coding sequence TTGCGGAGGTGTCTTATCAGTACGAAAACAGCGCAGCTTCGACGTACTCCCTGGGGCGCCATTATTGGGCTGCTCTTGCTGGCAGCCATCGTGGCAGTGGCGTACCTCAACCGCGAAGAGGTGATCAAAGCTTTTGTGCTCCTGCGCAACGTGCGCCCGCACTACCTCCTGCTGGCGTTTGGCGCAGTGTTGACAGGCTTTGTGTGTGCGGGACAGATCTACGGGCGCGTGCTGGCGATGCTCGGTCATCGCGCCAGGTTCTGGTGGTTGACCGCTGCTGCAATGGTGACCATCCTGATCAACCAGGCGATCCCTGCCGGGAGTGTGGGTGCATACGCATTTCTGGTCGCCAGTCTCCGTCGGCGCGGGTTTCCGGTCGGCAGCGTGGCTATGGTTGCGGGGATGGAGTTGTTGAGCTGGAACGGCGCCGTGCTGGTGGCGTTCAGTTATGGGCTGCTCTATCTGCTGATTACGTCTGGGCTGAGCGGCGCATCGGTGAGTTATGGCGCGCTGGCAGTAGCGCTGGGAGTGATGAGTGGCGCCATCTACGTGGCGTCACGCCCCGATGTGACACTTCAGCAGTGGGCGTTGCGTCTGAAACGCATCGTCAATCGCCTGTTCGGTCCGGTGCTGACCGCTGCCCAGGTGACCCAGGCGGTCGATGAGATTCTTGCCAGCCGACGCCTTATTCTGGAGCAGCCTCGCCGCATTGTTGTGCTGGTCGGGTTGCAGTTGCTCATCTTTTGCTGCCACAGTCTGGCGTTGCTGGCGATTCTCCACAGCCTCGGCGCCGATCCGCCGGTTGCAGCGATGTTTGCAGCCTATGGTCTGACGCTGATCGTCAGCGTCTTCACCCTGTTGCCCGGCGGCGGCGGAACGGTTGAAGCTGCACTGACCGTCGCGCTCCATGCTCAGGGGGTGCCCCTCGAAGCCGCGCTGGGCGCTGCTATTCTGTTCCGCCTGATCAGTTTCTGGATGATGCTCCCCGTCGGGATGATCTGTTACCGTTTGCTGACCCGTTCCTCCGGCGCTTCCTGA
- a CDS encoding ABC transporter permease: protein MPELNPILIKDLRSRMRGARTYILLTIYLTILAGVSLLLYAAIAGSVGSDLNAGREIGRALFFTIATVALIEVCLITPVLTSGSIAGEKERQTYDLLVASLLTPWQIVWGKLASSLAFALLLIVAVVPVMSLAFLFGGVGLTEVLIAIVGLVTTAILYAAIGLFWSALMQGSLGATSFAIGTVIVILLGIPFLIVIVTLILGSSVPSSLLDSPWFIYISRLFASLHPFIALGTTASQLSGGESPFFEVVRTGAANVVVPSPWLLYAILSLIATVILVVATVRLIHPVQPESARRRRARSQDRQEAPEERVSKR from the coding sequence ATGCCGGAACTCAACCCGATCCTGATCAAGGATCTCCGCAGCCGAATGCGGGGTGCGCGCACCTACATTCTGTTAACGATCTACCTGACAATCCTTGCCGGCGTCTCTCTCTTACTCTATGCAGCAATTGCCGGAAGCGTCGGCAGTGACCTCAACGCCGGGCGCGAGATCGGTCGCGCGCTGTTTTTCACGATTGCGACGGTAGCACTGATCGAAGTCTGCCTGATTACGCCGGTGCTGACATCCGGCAGCATTGCCGGTGAGAAGGAGCGTCAGACCTATGACCTCCTTGTTGCCTCGCTCCTCACTCCCTGGCAGATCGTGTGGGGGAAACTGGCATCGTCGCTCGCATTCGCGCTGCTGCTGATCGTTGCAGTTGTGCCGGTGATGAGTCTGGCTTTTCTGTTTGGCGGGGTTGGATTGACCGAAGTGCTCATTGCGATTGTCGGCCTGGTGACGACCGCCATCCTGTACGCCGCCATCGGGCTCTTCTGGTCGGCGCTGATGCAAGGCTCACTGGGAGCGACCAGTTTCGCCATTGGCACGGTGATTGTCATTCTGCTCGGCATCCCGTTTCTGATCGTCATCGTCACCCTGATCCTGGGATCCAGTGTGCCTTCGAGTCTGCTGGACTCGCCCTGGTTCATCTACATCAGCCGGTTGTTCGCCTCCCTGCACCCCTTCATTGCGCTTGGAACAACGGCATCACAACTCTCAGGCGGCGAGAGTCCTTTCTTCGAGGTTGTGCGGACAGGTGCAGCGAATGTTGTGGTGCCCAGTCCCTGGCTGCTGTATGCGATCCTTTCCCTGATCGCAACGGTGATCCTGGTCGTGGCGACTGTGCGACTCATCCATCCGGTGCAACCGGAATCTGCCAGGCGCAGGCGCGCCCGTTCACAGGACCGTCAGGAAGCGCCGGAGGAACGGGTCAGCAAACGGTAA
- a CDS encoding ABC transporter ATP-binding protein, whose translation MTAIVETRDLTRRFGSNLALDHLNLTIPEGAIFGFIGPNGAGKTTTMRILTTLLAPSAGEARVAGVSVVSDPRAVRRFVGFMPDFFGVYDNMKSWEYLDFFGRAYGIPAQRRQQLIGELLELVDLGHKRNDPVMSLSRGMKQRLSLARAMMHDPQLLILDEPASGLDPRARIELRELLKELRALGKTIMISSHILTELAEMCTHIGIIERGKLLAAGEVQEILRSMRPHRIVEIRIVSGAAHAEAMLRTHPDVLELRREGARDTEENESEPLNDATGPHTLLADFAGDEHALGELLAALVTAGVRISHFAEQSGDLEDIFLHVTRGIV comes from the coding sequence ATGACAGCCATTGTTGAAACCCGTGATCTGACCCGTCGCTTTGGATCGAATCTGGCGCTCGACCATCTGAACCTCACCATTCCTGAGGGCGCCATCTTTGGCTTTATCGGTCCAAACGGCGCTGGCAAGACCACGACGATGCGGATCCTGACGACGCTGCTGGCGCCAAGCGCTGGCGAAGCGCGCGTCGCTGGCGTATCGGTCGTGAGCGACCCGCGCGCCGTGCGGCGGTTTGTCGGCTTCATGCCTGACTTCTTTGGCGTCTACGACAACATGAAATCGTGGGAGTATCTCGATTTCTTCGGTCGCGCCTACGGCATACCGGCGCAGCGCCGTCAGCAGTTGATCGGAGAACTGCTGGAACTGGTCGATCTGGGACACAAGCGCAACGACCCGGTGATGTCGCTATCGCGCGGCATGAAACAACGTCTGAGCCTGGCGCGCGCGATGATGCACGATCCACAACTGCTCATTCTCGATGAACCGGCGAGCGGTCTCGATCCGCGGGCGCGCATCGAGTTGCGCGAACTGCTCAAGGAGTTGCGCGCGCTCGGAAAGACGATCATGATCAGTTCCCACATCCTGACCGAACTGGCGGAAATGTGCACGCATATCGGGATTATCGAGCGCGGGAAGTTGCTCGCCGCTGGCGAGGTGCAGGAGATCCTGCGCTCGATGCGCCCGCACCGCATTGTCGAGATACGCATTGTTTCCGGTGCAGCGCACGCCGAAGCGATGCTGCGCACGCATCCCGATGTGCTGGAGTTGCGCCGCGAGGGAGCGCGTGACACCGAAGAAAACGAATCCGAGCCACTCAACGATGCAACAGGTCCCCATACGCTCCTGGCAGATTTCGCCGGTGACGAACATGCGCTCGGCGAGTTGCTGGCAGCGCTGGTGACAGCTGGCGTGCGCATCTCACATTTCGCCGAACAGTCTGGCGACCTGGAAGACATTTTCCTGCACGTAACCAGAGGTATTGTTTAG
- a CDS encoding TVP38/TMEM64 family protein has translation MERFPAHLLPRLSARRLISVALAILLVGAVFWLFRTSGELLNPSVIRTTIIALGPLGPLALIGALALLLVAPIAPAAVLQIGAGLAFGPLIGFLYTLIADAIGASIGFWLARRWGRALLDPRLSPEMRAQVERLAQRVTWRSVMILRLLPGPAYPLVSFAAGYSRLGFGAYTLASLAGVAPALALLAFAGDLVTRSPLLAFGLVALLVGSLAIVGRWVSRRSPPA, from the coding sequence GTGGAACGTTTTCCTGCTCATCTGCTGCCTCGCTTGAGTGCGCGCCGTCTGATCTCCGTCGCGCTGGCGATCCTGCTGGTCGGCGCCGTTTTCTGGCTGTTCCGCACCTCTGGCGAGTTGCTCAATCCTTCCGTCATCCGCACCACCATCATCGCACTTGGTCCACTTGGTCCGCTGGCGCTGATCGGCGCACTGGCACTGTTGCTGGTCGCCCCGATCGCGCCTGCGGCAGTGTTGCAGATCGGCGCAGGACTGGCATTCGGACCGCTGATCGGGTTTCTGTACACGTTGATCGCTGATGCAATTGGGGCGAGTATCGGATTCTGGCTTGCCAGGCGGTGGGGGCGTGCGCTGCTTGATCCGCGATTGTCGCCGGAGATGCGCGCACAGGTTGAACGTCTGGCGCAGCGCGTGACCTGGCGCAGTGTTATGATCCTGCGCCTGCTGCCGGGTCCGGCGTATCCGCTGGTGTCGTTCGCTGCCGGCTATTCGCGGCTGGGGTTTGGTGCATATACGCTGGCGTCGCTCGCCGGGGTAGCGCCAGCGCTTGCGCTGCTGGCATTTGCCGGCGACCTGGTGACGCGCTCACCTCTTCTGGCGTTTGGGCTGGTTGCGCTGCTGGTCGGTTCGCTGGCGATTGTCGGGCGCTGGGTGAGCCGGCGTTCGCCTCCCGCGTAA
- a CDS encoding class I SAM-dependent methyltransferase has product MFQTLLNKLSAHPGLWGFLRRVVEDGFDAEKDVIRRELDPWRDRGKRQFLDFGCGTGEFSICFPPESYTGVDIARHYIHYAGRRRPGRYAVMSGAGLGFASGSFDGALVLGVFHHLPDDLVRTTLADLHRVLRPGAALLVMEDIPSPRPWNVLGHLMHWLDRGDYIRQDDAYRALMQPYFSLRRSYHIKSGICDLAVYVLDRLDQWEAVESEAPVFRRVGE; this is encoded by the coding sequence ATGTTCCAGACACTCCTCAACAAACTCTCCGCCCATCCTGGACTCTGGGGTTTCCTGCGGCGCGTCGTCGAAGACGGGTTCGATGCCGAAAAAGATGTGATTCGACGGGAACTCGATCCCTGGCGTGATCGCGGGAAGCGGCAATTTCTCGATTTTGGCTGCGGTACCGGCGAATTTTCGATCTGTTTTCCTCCTGAGTCGTACACTGGCGTCGATATTGCCCGGCATTACATCCACTACGCAGGCCGCCGTCGCCCTGGACGCTACGCAGTGATGAGCGGCGCAGGGCTTGGCTTTGCTTCGGGCAGTTTTGATGGCGCGCTAGTCCTGGGTGTGTTCCACCATCTTCCTGATGATCTGGTGCGTACCACGCTTGCAGACCTGCACCGCGTGCTGCGTCCCGGCGCTGCGCTGCTCGTGATGGAGGATATTCCTTCACCGCGCCCGTGGAATGTGCTGGGTCACCTGATGCACTGGCTCGACCGTGGTGATTACATTCGTCAGGACGACGCCTATCGCGCATTGATGCAGCCGTACTTCTCGCTGCGCCGCAGTTATCATATCAAGAGCGGTATCTGCGACCTGGCAGTGTATGTGTTAGACCGTCTTGATCAATGGGAAGCCGTTGAGTCGGAAGCGCCTGTGTTCCGTCGCGTCGGGGAGTAG
- a CDS encoding class I SAM-dependent methyltransferase, giving the protein MERTEYEVMAAVEDRHWWYGGMRAIAAALLDEVYAGRRDLRILDAGCGTGGNVVFLRRYGSVAAVDLAPEAALFGRERLRGALARATVLALPFVDACFDLVTSFEVLYHRGVPDEGAALRETWRVLRPGGRLLLRLPAFEWLRGRHDCAVHGRRRYTIGDVQTLLRNQGFVIERISYVNTLLLPFPLVQRLIERLLPDVADDGSDLQLPPALLNEALRWPLAAEAAWIARGGTFPVGLSVICRARKDQASACSA; this is encoded by the coding sequence ATGGAGCGAACCGAATACGAGGTCATGGCGGCGGTTGAAGACCGCCACTGGTGGTACGGCGGCATGCGCGCCATCGCGGCAGCGCTGCTCGACGAGGTCTATGCCGGGCGACGCGATCTGCGCATCCTCGACGCCGGTTGCGGCACCGGAGGGAATGTCGTCTTCCTGCGTCGTTACGGGTCGGTCGCGGCGGTCGATCTGGCGCCGGAAGCGGCGCTCTTTGGGCGTGAACGATTGCGTGGCGCACTGGCGCGGGCGACGGTACTGGCGTTGCCGTTCGTTGATGCATGCTTCGATCTGGTCACATCCTTCGAGGTGCTGTACCATCGCGGCGTTCCTGACGAAGGAGCGGCGCTGCGCGAGACGTGGCGCGTGCTTCGACCCGGCGGACGCCTCCTGCTGCGGTTGCCTGCATTTGAGTGGCTGCGTGGCAGGCACGATTGCGCCGTCCATGGTCGGCGGCGCTATACGATAGGCGATGTCCAGACGTTGCTGCGGAACCAGGGGTTTGTCATTGAGCGCATTTCTTATGTCAATACACTCCTGCTGCCATTTCCGCTCGTCCAGCGACTCATCGAGCGTCTGCTGCCCGACGTTGCTGACGACGGATCAGACCTTCAGCTGCCGCCAGCGTTGCTGAACGAAGCGTTACGCTGGCCCCTCGCCGCTGAGGCGGCCTGGATCGCACGCGGCGGTACGTTTCCGGTGGGTCTCTCCGTCATCTGCCGCGCGCGGAAGGATCAGGCATCGGCGTGCTCAGCCTGA
- the msrB gene encoding peptide-methionine (R)-S-oxide reductase MsrB produces MKQYTRPSDEELRKRLTPEQYAVTQHEATEPPFQNAYWNNKAHGIYVDVVSGEPLFSSLDKYDSGTGWPSFTKPLEPDNIVTREDRKLWMVRTEVRSKHGDSHLGHVFDDGPAPTGLRYCMNSAALRFIPVEKLEEEGYGEYLPLFESVLNKERESKR; encoded by the coding sequence ATGAAGCAATACACCAGACCATCGGACGAAGAACTGCGTAAGCGCCTGACGCCTGAACAGTACGCGGTGACGCAGCACGAAGCGACTGAGCCGCCGTTCCAGAATGCTTACTGGAACAATAAAGCGCATGGCATTTACGTCGATGTCGTGTCCGGCGAGCCGCTCTTCAGTTCACTCGACAAGTACGACTCGGGAACCGGTTGGCCCAGTTTTACAAAGCCGCTCGAGCCGGACAATATCGTGACACGCGAGGATCGCAAACTGTGGATGGTGCGCACCGAAGTCCGCTCGAAGCACGGCGACTCGCACCTTGGTCATGTGTTCGATGACGGTCCTGCGCCTACGGGGTTGCGCTACTGCATGAATTCGGCTGCGCTGCGCTTCATTCCGGTTGAGAAACTGGAAGAGGAAGGGTACGGCGAATATCTGCCGTTGTTTGAAAGCGTGCTGAATAAGGAGCGTGAGTCGAAGCGCTAG
- the ruvB gene encoding Holliday junction branch migration DNA helicase RuvB gives MSRERVVTPKAGEEDQQIEKSLRPRRLAEFIGQEKVVEQLRIAIMAAKGRGEPLDHTLLYGPPGLGKTSLAGVLAAEMGVNIKLTSGPAIERAGDLAALLTNLQKDDILFIDEIHRLNRAIEEVLYPAMEDFALDIMVGKGPGARSLRLKLPRFTVIGATTRLALLTSPLRDRFGSVHRLEFYSVDALYQIVMRSARILGVDCTPEGAHEIAARARGTPRIVNRLLRRVRDYAQVVGNGVITLETARDALAKLEVDHLGLDDNDRRLLRAIIELFNGGPVGLSTLAASLAEEVDAIEDVYEPFLLQLGFLQRTPRGRIATRRAYEHLGVPYVERTIDNGADQGRLWS, from the coding sequence ATGAGCAGAGAACGGGTTGTCACGCCGAAAGCTGGCGAAGAAGATCAGCAGATTGAGAAAAGCCTGCGCCCACGCCGTCTTGCCGAGTTCATCGGTCAGGAAAAGGTCGTCGAGCAGTTGCGCATTGCGATCATGGCTGCGAAAGGGCGTGGCGAACCGCTGGATCACACACTGCTCTACGGACCGCCCGGTCTGGGAAAGACGAGTCTGGCAGGCGTGCTTGCCGCCGAAATGGGGGTCAACATCAAGTTGACGTCTGGTCCTGCCATCGAGCGCGCTGGCGACCTTGCCGCACTACTCACCAACCTGCAGAAGGACGACATTCTCTTCATTGATGAGATTCATCGCCTGAACCGGGCTATCGAGGAAGTGCTCTACCCGGCGATGGAAGACTTCGCGCTCGATATTATGGTCGGGAAAGGTCCAGGGGCGCGCAGTTTGCGCCTGAAACTGCCCCGGTTCACGGTTATTGGCGCAACGACCCGTCTGGCGCTGCTGACGTCGCCGCTCCGCGACCGTTTCGGTTCGGTGCACCGCCTCGAGTTTTACTCGGTCGATGCGCTTTACCAGATCGTGATGCGCTCGGCGCGCATTCTGGGGGTTGATTGCACGCCGGAGGGCGCCCACGAGATCGCAGCCCGAGCGCGCGGAACACCCCGCATCGTCAATCGCCTGTTGCGCCGGGTCCGCGATTATGCCCAGGTCGTCGGCAACGGCGTCATTACGCTGGAGACGGCGCGCGACGCACTGGCGAAACTGGAGGTCGATCACCTGGGTCTTGACGACAATGACCGGCGCCTGCTGCGCGCGATCATCGAGTTGTTCAACGGGGGACCGGTCGGGCTTTCGACGCTGGCGGCATCGCTTGCCGAAGAGGTCGATGCTATCGAAGACGTGTATGAACCGTTCCTGCTGCAACTGGGCTTTCTGCAGCGCACGCCGCGCGGTCGAATCGCCACGCGGCGCGCGTATGAACATCTGGGCGTTCCCTACGTCGAGCGCACCATCGATAACGGTGCGGATCAGGGGCGGTTGTGGTCGTGA
- a CDS encoding amidohydrolase codes for MPTLRARDLAPDLILFNGAITTFDPELPRCSAIACKDGQVVAIGADADVRALASPRTEQIDLGGRTVVPGFNDAHNHMLELGIKFTRLQLEHCTSIAEMVAMVRDQAAKTPRGEWIIGEGWNESLFAEGRLPNRLDLDAATTDHPVLLKRFFNMDVVNSRALELADVHATTPDPQGGRIERFADGSPNGILRASAKLFCRRLIARPTPEQAVAALEAAGRAYLAVGITSILDPGLQPWEMRAYLDARRAGRLPVRVNLMPSWHGFREDETRDQLDARAAELGVYSGLGDRWLSLGGLKMAIDGGTTSRTAWMFQPFVGEEKVYDYNRLDPEDLREFFARGHALGWDIGIHAIGDRAHHEAARAFAEVIEASPRKDHRHNLIHAYFATEESLRHMATYQIAAVVQPTFIYYEGDDLFRDVGERLAHQYKPVRTYLDRGIPVIATSDIPSTVHYNPMISLYSLVTRKTWKGTLIAPQEAITREEALYACTAAGAWLTREEHVKGRLSPGFLADMVVLDRDYFTCPAEEIREIQVDMTVIDGCVAYWRNGSR; via the coding sequence ATGCCCACGCTGCGTGCCCGCGATCTCGCGCCCGATCTGATCCTGTTCAACGGTGCGATAACAACGTTCGATCCCGAGTTGCCGCGTTGCTCCGCCATTGCCTGCAAGGATGGGCAGGTTGTCGCAATCGGCGCCGACGCCGATGTTCGTGCGCTTGCCAGTCCACGAACCGAACAGATCGATCTCGGCGGTCGCACAGTTGTTCCCGGGTTCAACGACGCGCATAACCATATGCTCGAACTGGGGATCAAGTTCACCCGCCTGCAACTTGAGCATTGCACGTCAATTGCAGAGATGGTCGCAATGGTGCGCGATCAGGCGGCAAAAACCCCGCGCGGCGAATGGATCATCGGCGAGGGATGGAACGAGTCGCTCTTCGCGGAAGGGCGTTTGCCCAACCGTCTCGATCTCGATGCGGCAACGACCGATCATCCGGTGCTGTTGAAGCGTTTCTTCAATATGGATGTTGTGAACAGCCGCGCGCTCGAACTGGCGGACGTGCATGCGACGACGCCCGATCCGCAGGGCGGCAGGATCGAGCGGTTTGCCGATGGTTCTCCGAACGGCATTCTGCGGGCATCCGCTAAACTCTTCTGCCGACGCCTGATCGCCCGACCGACCCCTGAGCAGGCAGTCGCAGCGCTTGAAGCTGCCGGTCGCGCGTATCTGGCGGTTGGTATCACCAGTATCCTTGATCCGGGGCTGCAACCATGGGAAATGCGCGCATATCTGGATGCTCGCCGCGCCGGACGATTGCCGGTGCGGGTCAACCTGATGCCCTCCTGGCACGGCTTCCGTGAAGACGAGACCCGCGATCAACTCGATGCACGCGCTGCCGAACTGGGAGTGTACAGCGGTCTGGGGGATCGCTGGCTCAGTCTGGGCGGGCTGAAGATGGCGATTGACGGTGGGACGACAAGCCGCACCGCCTGGATGTTCCAGCCATTCGTTGGCGAAGAGAAGGTCTATGATTACAACCGGCTCGACCCGGAAGACCTGCGCGAATTCTTTGCCCGCGGTCACGCGCTGGGGTGGGACATCGGCATTCACGCAATTGGCGACCGGGCGCACCACGAAGCGGCGCGCGCCTTCGCTGAGGTCATCGAAGCCTCGCCGCGCAAGGATCACCGGCATAACCTGATCCACGCCTACTTCGCCACTGAAGAAAGCCTGCGGCATATGGCAACATATCAGATCGCCGCTGTTGTTCAGCCCACCTTCATCTACTACGAAGGGGATGATCTCTTCCGCGATGTGGGCGAGCGTCTGGCGCATCAGTACAAACCGGTGCGCACCTACCTCGACCGCGGCATTCCGGTTATCGCAACCAGCGATATTCCCAGCACAGTGCATTACAATCCCATGATCAGTCTCTACAGCCTGGTGACGCGCAAAACGTGGAAGGGAACGCTCATCGCGCCGCAGGAGGCGATCACCCGCGAAGAAGCCCTCTATGCCTGCACAGCAGCCGGCGCCTGGTTGACCCGTGAAGAGCACGTCAAAGGGCGATTGTCGCCCGGTTTTCTGGCAGACATGGTTGTGCTCGACCGTGATTATTTCACCTGCCCGGCGGAGGAGATCAGGGAGATTCAGGTGGATATGACGGTGATCGATGGATGTGTGGCGTACTGGCGAAATGGATCACGCTGA